The following are from one region of the Flavimobilis soli genome:
- a CDS encoding sensor histidine kinase, with amino-acid sequence MTPTGDDAARRRGPWARLRTAIDRTSVRTRVLVTVLTLSAVGMLLAASTALALQTRAADDRMDGDLLLRLEAFTTLAESGTDPSTGRPFGSARDLVYASMRLTVPGPNEGMVGLVGDKVALTAPRSVALRLEDDPQLVAALAGATTAPSASLRTTRTEQRTYRYVVVPVHVVPPAGVPAESVAATHGALVVAYDRDEERSRSTQVFSTLALMSVVALVAVGAIGWFVAGRLLAPIRRLDETARRISESDLTLRIPVTGEDDLARLTATVNAMLDRLEGVFRSQRTLLEDVGHELRTPLTIVRGHLELMDAADPQDAAATREVALSELARMSRLVDDLMTLARIDRPDFVRPTPTDVGRLTDDLLDTLRPLAERRWLVDARADGVADLDEQRITQAVVQLVANAVRHSPDGAVVAIGSETDPDGTWRIWVRDEGEGIALEEQPRIFDRFHRGAARDDSEGSGIGLSIVSAIAAAHGGSVTVRSQPGHGATFTITAPGPAARRPAAGGRDEVDERDNESPRTEGGHDGIDPRH; translated from the coding sequence ATGACCCCCACGGGCGACGACGCCGCACGCCGCCGCGGACCGTGGGCACGCCTGCGGACCGCGATCGACCGCACGTCCGTGCGCACGCGCGTCCTCGTCACCGTGCTCACGCTCAGCGCCGTCGGCATGCTCCTCGCCGCCTCGACCGCCCTCGCCCTCCAGACCCGCGCCGCGGACGACCGCATGGACGGCGACCTCCTCCTGCGGCTCGAGGCGTTCACGACCCTCGCCGAGTCCGGGACCGACCCGAGCACCGGGCGCCCGTTCGGGTCCGCGCGCGACCTCGTCTACGCGTCCATGCGTCTGACGGTCCCCGGCCCCAACGAGGGCATGGTCGGACTCGTCGGCGACAAGGTCGCGCTGACCGCGCCGCGCTCCGTCGCGCTGCGCCTCGAGGACGACCCCCAGCTCGTCGCCGCCCTCGCCGGCGCGACGACCGCCCCGTCCGCCTCGCTGCGCACGACCCGCACGGAGCAGCGCACCTACCGCTACGTCGTCGTGCCCGTGCACGTCGTGCCGCCCGCCGGCGTGCCCGCCGAGAGCGTCGCTGCGACGCACGGCGCGCTCGTCGTCGCGTACGACCGCGACGAGGAGCGCTCGCGCTCGACCCAGGTGTTCTCCACGCTCGCCCTCATGAGCGTCGTCGCGCTCGTCGCCGTCGGCGCGATCGGCTGGTTCGTCGCGGGTCGGCTCCTCGCGCCGATCCGGCGGCTCGACGAGACCGCGCGCCGGATCTCCGAGTCCGACCTGACGCTGCGCATCCCTGTCACCGGCGAGGACGACCTCGCCCGCCTCACGGCGACCGTCAACGCGATGCTCGACCGGCTCGAGGGCGTGTTCCGTTCGCAGCGCACGCTGCTGGAGGACGTCGGGCACGAGCTGCGCACGCCGCTGACGATCGTCCGGGGGCACCTCGAGCTCATGGACGCAGCCGACCCGCAGGACGCCGCCGCGACCCGCGAGGTCGCGCTCTCGGAGCTCGCGCGCATGAGCCGCCTCGTCGACGACCTCATGACGCTCGCCCGGATCGACCGCCCCGACTTCGTGCGACCGACCCCGACCGACGTCGGGCGCCTCACCGACGACCTCCTGGACACCCTGCGCCCGCTCGCGGAGCGCCGCTGGCTCGTCGACGCGCGCGCCGACGGCGTCGCCGACCTCGACGAGCAGCGCATCACGCAGGCGGTCGTCCAGCTCGTCGCCAACGCGGTGCGGCACTCACCCGACGGGGCCGTCGTCGCGATCGGCTCCGAGACAGACCCGGACGGCACGTGGCGCATCTGGGTGCGCGACGAGGGCGAGGGCATCGCCCTCGAGGAGCAGCCGCGGATCTTCGACCGCTTCCACCGGGGGGCCGCGCGCGACGACAGCGAGGGGTCCGGGATCGGCCTGTCGATCGTCTCGGCGATCGCCGCCGCGCACGGCGGCTCGGTCACCGTCCGCTCGCAGCCCGGGCACGGAGCGACGTTCACGATCACCGCCCCCGGTCCTGCGGCTCGCCGTCCCGCAGCCGGCGGGCGCGACGAGGTCGACGAGCGCGACAATGAGAGTCCCCGGACGGAAGGAGGCCACGATGGCATCGATCCTCGTCATTGA
- the rpmG gene encoding 50S ribosomal protein L33, which produces MASKSTDVRPKITLACVDCKERNYITKKNRRNDPDRLELAKFCPRCGKKTSHRETR; this is translated from the coding sequence GTGGCTAGCAAGAGCACTGACGTTCGCCCCAAGATCACGCTCGCGTGCGTGGACTGCAAGGAGCGCAACTACATCACCAAGAAGAACCGTCGGAACGACCCCGACCGTCTCGAGCTCGCGAAGTTCTGCCCGCGCTGCGGCAAGAAGACCTCGCACCGCGAGACCCGCTGA
- a CDS encoding response regulator transcription factor translates to MASILVIEDEARIASFVVKGLTAAGFSCTAVSTAAEGFDHAQSGHFDLVVLDLGLPDEDGFALLDRIRGTGNTVPVIILTARGSAADTVAGLEGGADDYMTKPFGFDELLARIRLRLRTEAGGAEPTVLRHGGLSLDLRSRRASLDGVSVDLSAREFTLLETFLRNPEQVLSREQLLSRVWGYDFDPGSNVVDVYVRYLRQKLGATVVTTVRGMGYRLGA, encoded by the coding sequence ATGGCATCGATCCTCGTCATTGAGGACGAGGCACGCATCGCGTCCTTCGTCGTCAAGGGGCTCACCGCGGCCGGCTTCAGCTGCACCGCCGTCTCGACGGCCGCCGAGGGCTTCGACCACGCCCAGTCCGGCCACTTCGACCTCGTCGTCCTCGACCTGGGCCTGCCCGACGAGGACGGCTTCGCGCTGCTCGACCGCATCCGCGGGACCGGCAACACCGTCCCGGTCATCATCCTGACGGCGCGCGGGTCGGCTGCGGACACGGTCGCCGGGCTCGAGGGTGGCGCCGACGACTACATGACGAAGCCGTTCGGCTTCGACGAGCTGCTCGCGCGCATCCGCCTGCGGCTGCGTACCGAGGCCGGCGGCGCCGAGCCGACGGTGCTGCGGCACGGCGGCCTGTCCCTCGACCTGCGCTCACGACGAGCGTCGCTCGACGGCGTCTCGGTCGATCTCTCGGCGCGCGAGTTCACGCTGCTGGAGACGTTCCTCCGCAACCCCGAGCAGGTGCTCAGCCGAGAGCAGCTGCTGTCGCGCGTGTGGGGCTACGACTTCGACCCGGGGTCCAACGTCGTCGACGTCTACGTGCGGTACCTGCGGCAGAAGCTCGGGGCGACCGTCGTCACGACCGTGCGGGGCATGGGCTACCGGCTCGGCGCCTGA
- a CDS encoding MFS transporter has translation MTSSELSAGAPDAARRATVAAWAVFAIFVLNGFNFASWASRLVGVRNSLGLKETEMGMLLLFVAFGSIIALPLSGWIMERLGARRTIVVFAAVNVVGYGIAAWAIAQGDVAVLRVALVLVGIGTAVWDAAMNLEGAIVEQAVGRTIMPRLHAGFSLGTIVGSALGALMARLGVSVSWHLPFAVVLSLVLVLVAVRALLPAAGSELDEHTPADEGETPVAEERTSVFAAWLEPRTILVGLIVLAAALTEGSANDWVGLAVADGFAKDEATGATALTVFLVAMTGMRLLGTNLLDGLGRVTVLRLLGGLAFAGLALFAFAPWLWLAIVGVVLWGFGAALGFPVGMSAAADDPRRAAARVSVVSTIGYTAFFMGPPLIGLLAEHLGYRHALATILVPVALGLLIAGAAKPLERQPRDTVDG, from the coding sequence GTGACCTCCTCCGAGCTGTCGGCAGGCGCACCCGACGCCGCGCGCCGGGCGACCGTCGCCGCCTGGGCCGTCTTCGCGATCTTCGTGCTCAACGGCTTCAACTTCGCGTCGTGGGCGTCGCGTCTCGTCGGCGTGCGCAACTCTCTCGGTCTCAAGGAGACCGAGATGGGCATGCTCCTGCTGTTCGTGGCGTTCGGTTCGATCATCGCCCTGCCGTTGTCCGGCTGGATCATGGAGCGGCTCGGCGCGCGCCGCACGATCGTCGTGTTCGCGGCCGTCAACGTCGTCGGCTACGGGATCGCCGCCTGGGCGATCGCGCAGGGCGACGTCGCCGTCCTGCGCGTGGCCCTCGTCCTCGTCGGCATCGGGACCGCGGTCTGGGACGCGGCGATGAACCTCGAGGGCGCGATCGTCGAGCAGGCGGTCGGGCGCACGATCATGCCGCGCCTCCACGCGGGCTTCTCGCTCGGCACGATCGTCGGTTCCGCGCTCGGCGCCCTCATGGCGCGCCTCGGCGTCTCCGTCTCGTGGCACCTGCCGTTCGCCGTCGTGCTGAGCCTCGTCCTCGTCCTCGTCGCGGTGCGCGCGCTCCTCCCCGCTGCCGGGAGCGAGCTCGACGAGCACACGCCAGCCGACGAGGGCGAGACGCCCGTCGCCGAGGAGCGCACGAGCGTCTTCGCAGCCTGGCTCGAGCCGCGCACGATCCTCGTCGGGCTCATCGTGCTGGCCGCCGCGCTCACCGAGGGCTCCGCGAACGACTGGGTCGGGCTCGCGGTCGCCGACGGCTTCGCCAAGGACGAGGCGACGGGCGCGACGGCGCTCACCGTGTTCCTCGTCGCGATGACCGGGATGCGCCTGCTCGGCACGAACCTGCTCGACGGTCTCGGCCGCGTCACCGTGCTGCGGCTTCTCGGTGGCCTCGCGTTCGCGGGCCTCGCGCTGTTCGCCTTCGCCCCGTGGCTGTGGCTCGCGATCGTCGGCGTCGTCCTGTGGGGATTCGGCGCCGCGCTCGGGTTCCCCGTGGGCATGAGCGCCGCCGCGGACGACCCGCGCCGGGCCGCCGCCCGCGTGAGCGTCGTCTCGACGATCGGCTACACCGCGTTCTTCATGGGGCCGCCGCTGATCGGCCTGCTCGCCGAGCACCTCGGCTACCGCCACGCGCTCGCGACGATCCTCGTGCCGGTCGCGCTCGGCCTGCTCATCGCGGGCGCCGCCAAGCCGCTCGAACGGCAGCCGCGCGATACCGTGGACGGATGA
- a CDS encoding MaoC family dehydratase, protein MSARPQLSDLEVGQEIGTRTVDLDRATLVRYAGASGDFNPIHWNDVVAQSVGLPGVIAHGMLTMGSVVALVTDWAQDPGAVVDYQTRFSRPVTVPNPGTSTVEVSGVVGALDAEAGTARIDLTVTFEGARVLAKCQAVVRLA, encoded by the coding sequence ATGAGCGCCCGCCCGCAGCTCTCCGACCTCGAGGTCGGCCAGGAGATCGGCACCCGCACCGTCGACCTCGACCGCGCCACCCTCGTCCGCTACGCAGGAGCGAGCGGCGACTTCAACCCGATCCACTGGAACGACGTCGTCGCCCAGTCCGTCGGCCTCCCCGGCGTCATCGCGCACGGCATGCTGACCATGGGCTCCGTCGTCGCCCTCGTGACCGACTGGGCACAGGACCCGGGCGCCGTCGTCGACTACCAGACGCGCTTCTCCCGCCCCGTCACCGTGCCGAACCCCGGCACGAGCACCGTCGAGGTGAGCGGCGTCGTCGGCGCCCTCGACGCCGAGGCGGGCACCGCACGCATCGACCTCACCGTCACCTTCGAGGGCGCGCGCGTCCTCGCCAAGTGCCAGGCGGTCGTCCGCCTGGCCTGA
- a CDS encoding phosphotransferase: MTTIATSAPRLTRAQRAEQETADIGWLTGPEGLAALDAVVRSAGATLVSAVVHEVHHRPGAGVTVGFDARVATEADPLERAEYILLTTGQVEEPIAPGSGIVRLQNGERVLHAWKHPADPALPGLPIASDVTRAAARTRLDEDPGTAVLELIGYRPMRRAVLSLTSQRRRVFLKVVRPDQLDGLLARNRYAEPAGAPPVLDVWDESVLVFPQAQGEPLPELLARDGAANVDPRDLLACLDAIHPDAVTLPLRRPWAERSAHYADAACNVLPDQAERIRSLEARIASLIERFPRGPVVPTHGDFHAANILMTGAAVTALLDVDTIGPGQRVDDLACLLGHMAVLPCLAPETYPHVPTTLRRWMSVFDTAVHPGALRVRAAGVVLSLLASMPANDTSEAARTDALGRLATAEQLLAEVRD; the protein is encoded by the coding sequence ATGACGACGATCGCGACCTCTGCGCCGCGGCTCACGCGGGCGCAGCGGGCCGAGCAGGAGACGGCCGACATCGGCTGGCTCACGGGACCTGAAGGGCTGGCTGCGCTCGACGCCGTCGTTCGCTCCGCGGGCGCGACGCTCGTGTCGGCGGTCGTGCACGAGGTGCACCACCGTCCTGGAGCCGGGGTGACCGTCGGTTTCGACGCGCGCGTCGCGACCGAGGCGGACCCGCTCGAACGGGCCGAGTACATCCTCCTGACGACGGGCCAGGTCGAGGAACCGATCGCTCCCGGCAGCGGCATCGTGCGTCTGCAGAACGGCGAGCGCGTGCTGCACGCGTGGAAGCACCCGGCCGACCCTGCGCTGCCAGGCCTGCCGATCGCGTCGGACGTGACGCGCGCCGCGGCGCGCACCCGCCTCGACGAGGACCCGGGCACCGCCGTCCTCGAGCTCATCGGCTACCGGCCCATGCGCCGTGCGGTGCTGAGCCTGACGTCGCAGCGGCGTCGCGTCTTCCTCAAGGTCGTGCGCCCGGACCAGCTCGACGGGCTGCTCGCCCGCAACCGCTATGCCGAGCCGGCAGGTGCGCCGCCGGTGCTCGACGTGTGGGACGAGTCGGTCCTCGTGTTCCCGCAGGCACAGGGTGAGCCGCTCCCGGAGCTGCTCGCGCGTGACGGCGCGGCGAACGTCGATCCGCGCGACCTGCTCGCGTGCCTCGACGCGATCCACCCGGACGCCGTGACGCTCCCGCTGCGGCGGCCGTGGGCCGAGCGCTCGGCCCACTACGCCGATGCGGCGTGCAACGTGCTGCCGGACCAGGCCGAGCGTATCCGCAGCCTCGAGGCGCGGATCGCGTCGCTCATCGAGCGCTTCCCGCGCGGCCCCGTGGTCCCGACGCACGGGGACTTCCACGCTGCCAACATCCTCATGACGGGGGCGGCGGTGACGGCGCTCCTCGACGTGGACACGATCGGTCCCGGGCAGCGGGTCGACGACCTCGCGTGCCTCTTGGGCCACATGGCGGTGCTCCCGTGCCTGGCACCGGAGACGTACCCGCACGTGCCGACGACCCTGCGCCGGTGGATGTCGGTCTTCGACACGGCCGTCCACCCGGGTGCCCTGCGCGTGCGGGCGGCGGGCGTCGTCCTGTCGCTCCTCGCGAGCATGCCCGCGAACGACACGAGCGAGGCGGCCCGGACGGATGCTCTCGGACGTCTCGCCACAGCCGAGCAGCTGCTCGCCGAGGTACGCGACTAG
- a CDS encoding adenosine deaminase, with the protein MRDLATLPKAHLHLHFTGSMRPTTLVDLAQRHGIRLPAALLSGTPLQVAATERGWFRFQRLYDAARACVRTEADMRRIVREAAEDDAAEGSGRLEIQVDPTSYAPHVGGITPALEIVLDEARAASAATGTEVAVIVAASRMRHPLEARTLARLAVRYAGTGPGEVVGFGLSNDERRGRTDEFAHAFRIAARGGLASVPHGGELLGPDHLEVVLAELGPRRLGHGVRAAEDPRLLETIVRADVALEVCPSSNVSLGVYEKAADVPLTTLLDAGAQVALGADDPLLFGSRLTAQYEVARREHGLDDAALADLARASVRASRASDATVARLLAGIDEWLAAPPPSAPAGDDAP; encoded by the coding sequence ATGCGAGACCTCGCGACCTTGCCGAAGGCGCACCTCCACCTGCACTTCACCGGGTCCATGCGTCCGACGACGCTCGTCGACCTGGCGCAGCGCCACGGGATCCGTCTCCCCGCCGCCCTCCTGAGCGGCACCCCGCTCCAGGTCGCCGCGACCGAGCGCGGCTGGTTCCGCTTCCAGCGCCTGTACGACGCGGCCCGCGCGTGCGTCCGCACCGAGGCCGACATGCGGCGCATCGTCCGGGAGGCCGCCGAGGACGACGCGGCCGAGGGCTCGGGCCGGCTCGAGATCCAGGTCGACCCGACGTCGTACGCCCCTCACGTCGGCGGCATCACGCCCGCGCTCGAGATCGTGCTCGACGAGGCGCGCGCGGCGTCCGCCGCCACGGGCACCGAGGTCGCCGTGATCGTGGCGGCGTCGCGGATGCGGCACCCCCTCGAGGCTCGCACGCTCGCCCGGCTCGCCGTGCGGTACGCGGGCACGGGACCAGGCGAGGTCGTCGGCTTCGGTCTCTCGAACGACGAGCGCCGCGGCCGCACGGACGAGTTCGCGCACGCGTTCCGCATCGCCGCTCGCGGGGGCCTCGCGAGCGTGCCGCACGGCGGCGAGCTCCTCGGCCCCGACCATCTCGAGGTGGTTCTCGCCGAGCTCGGGCCCCGCCGCCTCGGGCACGGGGTGAGAGCCGCCGAGGACCCGCGCCTGCTCGAGACGATCGTGCGCGCCGACGTGGCGCTCGAGGTGTGCCCGTCGTCGAACGTGTCGCTCGGCGTCTACGAGAAGGCAGCCGACGTGCCGCTGACCACGCTCCTGGACGCCGGCGCCCAGGTCGCGCTCGGCGCCGACGACCCGCTCCTGTTCGGCAGCCGCCTGACCGCGCAGTACGAGGTCGCCCGCCGCGAGCACGGCCTCGACGACGCCGCCCTCGCCGACCTCGCCCGCGCGTCCGTGCGCGCCTCGCGCGCGAGCGACGCAACGGTCGCCCGGCTGCTCGCAGGGATCGACGAGTGGCTCGCCGCTCCCCCGCCGTCGGCGCCAGCCGGCGACGACGCGCCATGA
- a CDS encoding UDP-N-acetylmuramate dehydrogenase: MTAPLDAPNPAAATTPVADASPRLADLTTLRVGGPARTLVRATTEAELIDAVRGADADGLPVLVLGGGSNLLVADEGFDGVVVQDTRSGVTIDMVDSCGGGSFRVPAGHSWDALVEQAVVERFVGLEALSGIPGTVGAAPVQNIGAYGQEVAGAISTVRVYDRVLGRARLLAVGELGLGYRTSLLKRSMHQADDDGRVWTPSPRYIVLEVAFQTRLGTLSPEVAYPELARRLGVEVGTRAETKDVRAAVLELRAGKGMLAGPASDHDTWSAGSFFMNPVVPAAEAARLPEGAPRFEVRSSLPEVTTGPALGAVDASLVKTSAAWLIERAGFGKGFGVHGEGSRARLSTKHTLALTNRGEATAADVVELARAVRDGVREAFGIELVPEPVLVGVTL, encoded by the coding sequence ATGACCGCTCCGCTCGACGCCCCGAACCCTGCCGCTGCGACGACTCCCGTCGCGGATGCGTCCCCGCGCCTCGCCGACCTCACGACGCTGCGCGTCGGCGGCCCCGCGCGCACGCTCGTGCGGGCGACGACGGAGGCCGAGCTGATCGACGCCGTCCGTGGCGCCGACGCGGACGGCCTGCCTGTGCTGGTCCTCGGTGGGGGCTCGAACCTGCTCGTCGCGGACGAGGGCTTCGACGGCGTCGTCGTCCAGGACACGCGCTCGGGCGTGACGATCGACATGGTCGACTCGTGCGGCGGCGGCAGCTTCCGCGTGCCTGCGGGGCACTCGTGGGACGCCCTCGTCGAGCAGGCTGTCGTGGAGCGCTTCGTCGGGCTCGAGGCGCTCTCGGGCATCCCGGGCACGGTCGGTGCCGCGCCCGTCCAGAACATCGGCGCGTACGGCCAGGAGGTCGCGGGCGCGATCTCGACCGTGCGCGTCTACGACCGCGTGCTCGGCCGCGCGCGCCTGCTCGCCGTCGGCGAGCTCGGCCTCGGCTACCGCACGTCCCTGCTCAAGCGCTCGATGCACCAGGCCGACGACGACGGTCGCGTATGGACGCCGTCGCCCCGCTACATCGTCCTCGAGGTCGCGTTCCAGACGCGCCTCGGCACGCTCTCGCCCGAGGTCGCGTACCCCGAGCTCGCGCGCCGCCTCGGCGTCGAGGTCGGCACCCGCGCCGAGACCAAGGACGTGCGCGCGGCGGTGCTCGAGCTGCGCGCCGGCAAGGGCATGCTCGCCGGCCCGGCGAGCGACCACGACACGTGGAGCGCCGGATCGTTCTTCATGAACCCGGTCGTGCCTGCCGCCGAGGCCGCGAGGCTGCCCGAGGGCGCGCCGCGCTTCGAGGTGCGCAGCTCGTTGCCCGAGGTCACGACTGGCCCCGCGCTCGGCGCGGTCGACGCGTCTCTCGTCAAGACGAGCGCGGCGTGGCTCATCGAGCGCGCCGGCTTCGGCAAGGGCTTCGGCGTCCACGGGGAGGGCAGCCGCGCGCGCCTGTCGACCAAGCACACGCTCGCGCTCACGAACCGCGGCGAGGCGACGGCGGCCGACGTCGTCGAGCTCGCGCGCGCGGTGCGCGACGGCGTGCGCGAGGCGTTCGGCATCGAGCTCGTCCCCGAGCCGGTCCTGGTGGGCGTCACGCTGTGA
- a CDS encoding FAS1-like dehydratase domain-containing protein gives MSINASYAGREYAPNAPYQVAREKIREFAAATGNTHPAHLDIEAARGLGYPDLVAPVTFAVIIAQRAEAQLIEDPDAGIDFSRVVHADERFTHHRPIVAGDEITTVLHVDAVVERAGLAMVTTRCELFGDAALSDHVATVRSTLAVRGEDA, from the coding sequence GTGTCGATCAACGCGTCGTACGCCGGCCGTGAGTACGCTCCGAACGCGCCCTACCAGGTAGCGCGGGAGAAGATCCGCGAGTTCGCTGCAGCAACAGGCAACACCCACCCCGCGCACCTCGACATCGAGGCAGCGCGGGGTTTGGGCTATCCGGACCTCGTCGCCCCTGTCACCTTCGCGGTGATCATCGCGCAGCGCGCCGAGGCGCAGCTCATCGAGGACCCGGACGCCGGGATCGACTTCTCGCGCGTGGTCCACGCGGACGAGCGGTTCACCCACCACCGGCCGATCGTCGCCGGTGACGAGATCACCACGGTCCTGCACGTCGACGCCGTCGTCGAGCGTGCCGGCCTCGCGATGGTCACGACCCGCTGCGAGCTCTTCGGCGACGCCGCCCTGAGCGACCACGTCGCTACCGTCCGGTCGACCCTCGCCGTGAGGGGAGAAGACGCATGA
- a CDS encoding MFS transporter, translating into MSTPTPAAHAAALPARTVATARWCLMSLFALLGIMMSSWLSRLPSIRKSLDIAESELGVVLLVGAVGSLLMVTAAGPILQRFGSRRTMAVATGGFVTAMTLLALGVAISSLPLVCVGIFLNGMSFALNNVPFNVESAQIERAVGRTIIPQFHACFSIGALLGTLLGAAASWGGVSVPVQFGVSAGILLVWRVLAVPHVTLVAHAPARPEPTDDDVEFLRPRRRLGASLAGWREKRTLLLGLVIMAASLSEGAANDWLSISVVDDFGRTEATGAIVFGVFVGSMTIVRLSGTGLIDRHGRVPVLRISGVTSIVGLALFGLAPTFLLAVVGVALWGAGAALAYPIGIAAASDDPLKAPSRVSVVSAFASTASIAAPPLLGFAAEHLTTRYALTLIVAGLVVSVLLSGQARRQEVPTPLAPLPGDDAGDERGADDAARDPRVAEREASESAGTATVRDTEGALL; encoded by the coding sequence ATGAGCACGCCCACGCCCGCAGCCCACGCTGCCGCCCTCCCCGCACGCACCGTCGCGACAGCGCGCTGGTGCCTGATGAGCCTCTTCGCGCTCCTCGGCATCATGATGTCGAGCTGGTTGTCCCGCCTGCCGTCGATCCGCAAGAGCCTCGACATCGCCGAGTCCGAGCTCGGCGTCGTGCTGCTCGTCGGTGCGGTCGGCTCGCTCCTCATGGTCACCGCGGCAGGGCCGATCCTCCAGCGCTTCGGCTCGCGCCGCACGATGGCGGTCGCGACCGGCGGCTTCGTCACCGCGATGACCCTGCTCGCGCTCGGCGTCGCCATCTCGTCGCTCCCGCTCGTGTGCGTGGGCATCTTCCTCAACGGCATGTCGTTCGCGCTCAACAACGTGCCGTTCAACGTCGAGTCCGCGCAGATCGAGCGTGCCGTCGGGCGCACGATCATCCCGCAGTTCCACGCCTGCTTCTCGATCGGTGCGCTGCTCGGCACCCTCCTCGGGGCCGCGGCCTCCTGGGGAGGCGTCTCCGTCCCCGTCCAGTTCGGCGTCTCGGCGGGCATCCTTCTGGTCTGGCGCGTCCTCGCGGTCCCGCACGTCACGCTCGTCGCGCACGCCCCGGCACGCCCCGAACCGACCGACGACGACGTCGAGTTCCTCCGTCCCCGGCGTCGCCTCGGCGCGTCGCTCGCCGGGTGGCGCGAGAAGCGCACGCTCCTCCTCGGACTCGTCATCATGGCCGCCTCCCTCTCCGAGGGCGCGGCGAACGACTGGCTGTCGATCTCCGTCGTCGACGACTTCGGTCGCACCGAGGCCACCGGCGCGATCGTGTTCGGCGTCTTCGTCGGGTCCATGACGATCGTGCGGCTCAGCGGCACCGGCCTCATCGACCGCCACGGTCGCGTGCCCGTCCTCCGCATCTCGGGCGTGACGTCGATCGTGGGCCTCGCCCTCTTCGGGCTCGCGCCGACGTTCCTCCTCGCCGTCGTCGGGGTGGCCCTGTGGGGCGCGGGTGCTGCGCTCGCGTACCCCATCGGTATCGCCGCCGCCTCGGACGACCCGCTCAAGGCGCCGTCGCGCGTGTCGGTCGTGTCCGCGTTCGCGTCGACCGCCTCGATCGCCGCACCGCCGCTGCTCGGCTTCGCGGCCGAGCACCTGACGACGCGGTACGCGCTCACGCTCATCGTCGCCGGGCTCGTGGTCTCCGTGCTGCTCTCCGGACAGGCACGGCGCCAGGAGGTGCCGACGCCGCTGGCGCCGCTGCCCGGCGACGACGCCGGGGACGAGCGCGGGGCGGACGACGCCGCCCGCGACCCGCGCGTCGCGGAGCGCGAGGCGAGCGAGAGTGCCGGCACCGCCACGGTGCGCGACACGGAAGGTGCGCTCCTGTGA
- a CDS encoding LacI family DNA-binding transcriptional regulator, protein MSRRPTLSDVAREAGVSVSTASLAFSGAGPIAEQTRERVHAAAAALGYAGPNALGRQLRSGRHGVVGVVIGDKVKRSFRDPVSIQMLDGLVSTLSELRLGVMLIPGMEVDETGAMKVDPLLETSGMDVAVLIWGAHVDDPRLDVLRRRSIPVVIGEGNPSPGCSLVAIDDRRGVAELAEHLYSLGHRRVANVTLPFRMGREAGWIENPRDEDIDWTPTRNRLEALEESRLDVVATYETPASLVESGADAARHILDPARWPDPSQRPTAIVAQSDLLAAGVVLGAREVGLRVPEDVSVAGFDGVDLPWLGSDRLTTVVQPLEAKGEALGRAVDALIQGRGATEVVLPVELRVGTTTAPPPAV, encoded by the coding sequence ATGTCTCGACGCCCCACGCTGTCGGACGTCGCCCGTGAGGCCGGCGTCTCGGTGTCGACCGCGTCGCTCGCCTTCTCCGGGGCAGGTCCCATCGCCGAGCAGACGCGCGAACGGGTCCACGCCGCCGCCGCCGCGCTCGGCTACGCAGGCCCCAACGCACTCGGCCGCCAGCTCCGCTCAGGGCGGCACGGCGTCGTCGGTGTCGTCATCGGGGACAAGGTCAAGCGCAGCTTCCGCGACCCCGTGTCGATCCAGATGCTCGACGGCCTCGTCTCGACGCTGAGCGAGCTGCGCCTCGGCGTCATGCTCATCCCCGGCATGGAGGTCGACGAGACGGGCGCGATGAAGGTCGACCCGCTCCTCGAGACGAGCGGCATGGACGTCGCCGTCCTCATCTGGGGTGCGCACGTCGACGATCCGCGCCTCGACGTCCTGCGCCGCCGCTCCATCCCGGTCGTGATCGGGGAGGGCAACCCTTCGCCCGGTTGCTCGCTCGTCGCGATCGACGACCGGCGCGGCGTCGCCGAGCTCGCCGAGCACCTGTACTCGCTCGGTCACCGACGGGTCGCGAACGTCACGCTGCCGTTCCGGATGGGCCGCGAGGCCGGGTGGATCGAGAACCCGCGCGACGAGGACATCGACTGGACCCCGACGCGCAACCGCCTCGAGGCGCTCGAGGAGTCCCGGCTCGACGTCGTCGCGACGTACGAGACGCCCGCCTCGCTCGTCGAGAGCGGCGCCGACGCGGCGCGGCACATCCTCGACCCGGCGCGCTGGCCCGACCCGTCGCAGCGGCCGACGGCGATCGTCGCGCAGTCGGACCTCCTCGCCGCCGGCGTCGTGCTGGGCGCGCGGGAGGTGGGGCTGCGCGTCCCGGAGGACGTGTCTGTCGCGGGTTTCGACGGGGTGGACCTGCCCTGGCTCGGGAGCGACCGTCTGACGACGGTGGTGCAGCCGCTCGAGGCGAAGGGGGAGGCGCTCGGCCGTGCGGTCGACGCCCTGATCCAGGGGCGTGGAGCCACCGAGGTGGTGCTCCCTGTCGAGCTGCGCGTGGGGACGACGACGGCCCCTCCGCCTGCCGTGTGA